A window from Hemicordylus capensis ecotype Gifberg chromosome 2, rHemCap1.1.pri, whole genome shotgun sequence encodes these proteins:
- the LOC128347909 gene encoding zinc finger protein OZF-like, with the protein MPPKKHKSIATVSSAVGKGLAGEKEKRNKRKSERPCRSPPEEEEEEKVAVEEKEVPFPRQAAPAKGGRPNLCSECGKSFLHSSDLVNHQRIHSGDKPFVCTECGRSFRQSSTLITHQRIHTGEAPYVCSYCGKRFRVSSNFVRHRRIHTGEKPYSCPICAKSFTDKSTLTQHQRTHTGEKPYRCADCGKSFSRSSHRKRHLRNPPTRGRSRCAHRPFPPPSDSSSGRVKAAKETKAKKRTLAAPAAEPVTEIPNTCAECWQSFGQNSDLVKHMRIHTGEKPFRCSHCGKRFSVSSNLTRHQRIHTGEKPYACDACGKRFTDKSTLTQHQRTHTGEKPYICIYCGKSFSRSSHHKRHERTHSSGDGPQAMLPLWHYPSQTF; encoded by the coding sequence ATGCCCCCCAAGAAGCACAAAAGCATTGCTACCGTGAGCAGCGCTGTGGGCAAGGGCCTAGCTGGGGAAAAGGAGAAGAGGAACAAGCGCAAGTCGGAGCGTCCCTGCCGCAGCCctccagaagaggaggaagaggagaaggtggcCGTTGAAGAAAAGGAGGTGCCCTTTCCACGGCAAGCCGCTCCAGCCAAGGGAGGGCGTCCCAACctctgctcagagtgtgggaagagctttctGCACAGCTCCGACCTGGTGAACCACCAACGCATTCACAGTGGAGACAAACCCTTTGTGTGTACTGAGTGCGGGCGCAGCTTCAGACAGAGCTCCACGCTGATCACGCATCAGCGCATCCACACCGGCGAGGCCCCCTACGTGTGCAGCTACTGTGGCAAGCGCTTCCGCGTCAGCTCCAACTTTGTGCGCCACCGGCgcatccacactggggagaagccctaCTCCTGCCCCATTTGCGCCAAGAGCTTCACTGACAAGTCGACACTGACGCAGCACCAGCGCACCCACACGGGGGAGAAGCCGTACCGCTGCGCAGACTGTGGCAAGAGCTTCAGCCGCAGCTCCCATCGCAAGCGCCACTTGCGCAATCCCCCCACCCGTGGCCGCTCCCGCTGCGCCCATCGTCCATTTCCTCCACCTTcggacagcagcagtggcagagtcAAGGCCGCTAAGGAAACCAAGGCCAAGAAGCGGACCCTGGCGGCTCCTGCCGCAGAGCCAGTCACGGAGATCCCCAACACATGCGCGGAATGCTGGCAGAGCTTCGGCCAGAACTCAGACTTGGTCAAGCACATGCGCATCCACACCGGCGAGAAGCCCTTCCGCTGCAGCCACTGTGGCAAGCGCTTCAGTGTCAGCTCCAACCTCACGCGGCACCAGCGCATCCACACAGGCGAGAAGCCCTACGCCTGTGATGCCTGTGGCAAACGCTTCACGGACAAGTCCACGCTGACACAGCACCAGCGgacacacacaggggagaagccatatatatGCATCTACTGTGGCAAGAGCTTCAGCCGCAGCTCTCATCACAAGAGGCATGAGCGCACTCACAGCTCTGGGGACGGCCCTCAGGCCATGCTCCCCCTCTGGCACTACCCGTCACAGACCTTCTAG
- the LOC128347912 gene encoding gastrula zinc finger protein XlCGF52.1-like, translating to MSHMEENFSPEETRSQLVTKRKLLKMLSLSPGHSQARGAEVREKKIPSMIWPVKPVHTIKKRKVFLVHRGTQTEEIPDICIECGKVFIQNSSLVSPWQAQSDDKPHKCSECGKSFTVRSSLNRHQRIHTGEKPYICLECGKRFNDKSNLTQHQRIHTGEKPYECIDCGKSYSRSSHKKKHLKDSAEEQLEACVQGDGADVSSGGGEKPKPRQKPEVLNTCTECLRSFSHNADLIKHMRIHTGEKPYKCNICEKSFNVSSNLFRHQRIHTGEKPYVCSECGNCFTDKSTLVQHHRIHTGEKPYACRFCGKCFSHSSHHKRHEKIHNRENPLFAYPVPLF from the coding sequence ATGAGCCACATGGAGGAGAACTTTAGCCCAGAGGAGACTAGATCGCAGCTTGTGACCAAACGTAAACTCCTTAAGATGTTAAGCTTAAGTCCGGGGCACAGCCAAGCTCGCGGGGCTGAAGTGCGGGAGAAGAAAATACCTTCGATGATTTGGCCAGTGAAGCCAGTGCACACCATCAAGAAGCGCAAAGTCTTTTTGGTACACCGGGGTACCCAGACGGAAGAGATCCCTGACATTTGCATTGAGTGTGGGAAAGTCTTCATCCAGAACTCGAGCCTGGTCAGCCCGTGGCAAGCACAGTCCGATGATAAGCCACACAAATGTTCCGAGTGCGGGAAAAGCTTTACCGTTCGATCCAGCCTGAATAGGCAccagagaattcacacaggagaaaagccTTATATATGTCTCGAGTGCGGCAAACGGTTCAACGATAAATCCAACCTCACCCAGCACCAGCggatccatacaggggagaagcCCTACGAGTGTATCGATTGTGGCAAAAGCTACAGCCGCAGCTCACACAAGAAGAAGCACCTGAAGGACTCAGCAGAAGAGCAGCTGGAGGCCTGTGTCCAGGGGGATGGCGCTGACGTCAGTAGTGGGGGCGGCGAGAAGCCCAAGCCAAGACAGAAACCAGAGGTGCTGAACACTTGCACAGAGTGCCTGCGGAGCTTCAGCCATAACGCTGACCTGATCAAGCACATGcgcatccacacaggggagaagccctaCAAGTGCAACATTTGCGAGAAAAGCTTCAATGTCAGCTCCAATCTGTTCaggcaccagagaatccacacgggCGAGAAGCCGTACGTGTGCTCCGAGTGCGGGAATTGCTTCACTGACAAATCCACCTTGGTGCAGCACCACcggatccacactggggagaagccttATGCTTGCCGGTTTTGTGGCAAGTGCTTCAGCCACAGTTCCCACCATAAGAGACATGAGAAGATCCACAACAGAGAGAACCCCTTATTTGCCTATCCTGTCCCATTGTTTTAA